The Fragaria vesca subsp. vesca linkage group LG2, FraVesHawaii_1.0, whole genome shotgun sequence genome includes a window with the following:
- the LOC101306499 gene encoding enzymatic polyprotein-like has product MHDANTICHVKAIPHYREEDRKEMESQIQELLEKKLIRPSNRPHHAPAFLVRNHAEQLRGKARMVIDYRDVNKKTVKDGYQIAQVRVLINRLRGAKIFSKFDAKSGFWQVKMHPDSIVLTAFGTPQGHYEWLVMPFGLKQAPSIF; this is encoded by the coding sequence ATGCATGACGCAAATACTATTTGTCATGTCAAGGCCATCCCTCACTATAGAGAAGAAGATAGGAAGGAAATGGAAAGTCAGATTCAAGAACTTCTTGAAAAGAAATTAATTAGGCCTTCGAATAGGCCTCATCATGCCCCAGCCTTTTTGGTAAGAAATCATGCTGAACAACTAAGAGGAAAAGCTAGGATGGTGATTGATTACAGAGATGTAAATAAAAAGACCGTTAAAGACGGTTATCAAATTGCTCAGGTCAGAGTTCTCATCAACAGACTTAGAGGTGCAAAGATTTTCTCTAAGTTTGATGCAAAATCAGGCTTTTGGCAAGTCAAAATGCATCCTGATTCCATTGTTTTGACAGCTTTTGGGACTCCTCAAGGGCATTACGAATGGTTAGTTATGCCATTTGGATTAAAGCAAGCTCCATCTATTTTCTAA
- the LOC101294038 gene encoding probable protein phosphatase 2C 22-like, with amino-acid sequence MEGSKVGSFENGSTSEGRPPNPATYWRCYGRADGVPASPCKKTLVRHASLMRAKGSDVTVELGVEEEKYESKFIPIVRSGAWADIGSRSKMEDVYVCVDDFMHDYGLKSFTDGPSAFYGVFDGHGGKHAADFACSNLPKFIFEDEDFPSDIERVISSAFLQTDTAFQEACTLDATLASGTTALTALLVGRLLVVANAGDCRAVLCRRGKAIEMSRDHKPICSKEIKRVEACGGSVYDGYLNGQLNVTRALGDWHMEGLKSRDGGPLSAEPELKTLKLTEEDEFLIIGCDGIWDVFRSQNAVDFARRRLQEHNDPATCSKDIVDEALKRKSGDNLAAVVVCFQQQPPPNLIAPRSRVQRSFSAEGLRELQSFLDDLKT; translated from the exons ATGGAGGGAAGTAAAGTCGGAAGCTTTGAAAATGGGAGTACGAGCGAGGGTCGGCCTCCGAACCCGGCGACGTACTGGCGGTGCTACGGCCGCGCCGACGGTGTTCCGGCGTCCCCGTGTAAGAAGACTCTTGTTCGTCACGCCTCTCTT ATGAGGGCGAAGGGGTCAGACGTTACTGTTGAACTAGGAGTTGAAGAAGAGAAGTATGAGTCAAAGTTCATTCCAATTGTGCGCTCTGGAGCGTGGGCCGACATTGGTTCTCGATCAAAAATGGAAGATGTTTATGTCTGTGTGGATGATTTTATGCACGATTATGGCCTCAAGAGTTTTACGGATGGCCCAAGTGCCTTCTATGGG GTGTTTGATGGACATGGAGGGAAGCATGCCGCTGACTTTGCTTGCTCAAATTTGCCGAAGTTCATTTTTGAGGATGAAGACTTCCCTTCTGATATTGAAAGGGTTATTAGTTCAGCATTTCTGCAAACTGACACTGCCTTTCAAGAAGCCTGCACTTTGGATGCTACACTTGCTTCTGGCACCACTGCGTTGACAGCTCTTCTTGTTGGAAG GTTGTTGGTGGTAGCTAATGCTGGAGACTGTCGAGCAGTGCTTTGCCGCCGTGGAAAAGCGATTGAAATGTCAAGGGATCACAAACCTATATGCAGCAAAGAGATAAAACGGGTCGAGGCATGTGGAGGATCTGTGTATGATGGCTACCTTAATGGGCAGCTGAATGTTACTCGCGCTTTAGGAGACTGGCATATGGAAGGATTGAAGAGCAGGGATGGTGGGCCACTCAGTGCAGAGCCAGAGCTTAAGACTCTAAAACTAACAGAGGAAGACGAGTTCCTTATCATCGGCTGTGATGGGATATGGGATGTGTTTAGGAGTCAAAATGCAGTGGATTTCGCTCGTCGCAGGCTTCAGGAGCACAATGACCCAGCCACATGTAGCAAGGATATAGTTGATGAGGCTTTGAAGAGGAAGAGTGGCGACAATTTGGCTGCTGTCGTAGTTTGCTTCCAACAGCAGCCTCCACCCAATTTGATTGCCCCTCGCTCAAGAGTGCAGAGGAGCTTCTCGGCAGAAGGGTTGAGGGAGTTGCAAAGCTTCTTGGATGACTTGAAAACTTGA
- the LOC101306209 gene encoding cysteine-rich receptor-like protein kinase 29-like, which translates to MVSSSSSFGFVFSLILLVLLAAQTDLQPPFVSFCNVTGNYTAASAYKANLDALLPFLANSGNANGSGFYMSSGGENSDQVYALGLCRGDVDVAGCGNCIGNMIQSLKNDCPVQKEAIGCMLGTENISATIEDEFNQKLQGFLGKLSSQAAAGGTDRKYAAGTQNTSDANVTIYGFAQCIPYLSAQDCTKCLNSTLRGIRGCCLGMIGGRVFNPSCYLRYETEAFLVTAAEAPAPSTSLAIPTSPPTLPGKKKSNASRRRVIITVTIVVPLVVLIVSIWIYVRFIRKTKEKCEEADEMSTEALQFEFDSIKVATNNFSEANTLGRGGFGSVYKGKLWNEEEIAVKRLSRDSAQGDIEFKNEVILVAKLQHRNLVRLLGYCLEKNERLLVYEFVPNASLDHFIFDPVKRADLDWETRCKIIVGIGRGLLYLHEDSRLRIIHRDLKASNILLDAEMNPKIADFGMARLFNIDQTQAETSRIVGTYGYMAPEYVMRGHFSVKSDVYSFGVLVLEIVSGQKNTSFHHDGNLEDLLGYAWNSWKEGTSSNLIDPTLRAGLRPEIMRCIHIGLLCVQQSIADRPTMAAVIQMLTSTSVDLPVPSQPAFFMYNHGTGSSSDMSMGCDSNSGFTGSSQSQGNSVQIPIHEDSTTP; encoded by the exons ATGGTTTCCTCATCATCAAGCTTTGGATTTGTTTTTTCATTGATACTACTGGTGTTGCTCGCAGCTCAAACCGATCTTCAACCCCCTTTTGTGTCCTTCTGTAACGTCACAGGTAACTACACCGCTGCTAGCGCTTACAAGGCAAACCTCGACGCTCTTCTCCCATTTCTCGCTAATTCCGGCAACGCTAATGGCTCCGGCTTCTACATGTCCTCCGGTGGGGAAAACTCCGACCAAGTGTATGCACTGGGGCTCTGTAGAGGAGATGTTGATGTCGCCGGCTGCGGCAATTGCATCGGCAACATGATACAGTCTCTCAAGAATGATTGTCCTGTTCAGAAGGAGGCCATTGGGTG CATGTTGGGCACAGAAAACATATCGGCAACAATTGAGGATGAGTTCAACCAAAAGCTTCAAGGATTTTTAGGAAAGCTGTCTAGTCAAGCTGCTGCAGGAGGTACCGATCGGAAGTACGCCGCAGGCACGCAAAACACAAGCGACGCCAATGTAACAATATATGGATTTGCGCAGTGCATTCCGTATTTGTCTGCGCAAGACTGCACTAAGTGCTTGAACTCAACTCTAAGAGGGATCAGAGGATGTTGTTTGGGGATGATTGGTGGAAGAGTTTTTAATCCCAGCTGTTACTTAAGGTATGAAACTGAAGCGTTTTTAGTCACTGCAGCTGAGGCACCTGCACCTTCGACATCACTAGCAATACCCACTTCTCCTCCTACACTGCCAG GAAAGAAGAAGAGTAATGCATCTCGAAGAAGAGTCATCATCACTGTGACAATTGTCGTTCCTCTGGTGGTACTGATTGTATCCATATGGATTTATGTTAGATTCATTAGGAAGACGAAAGAAAAATGTGAAG AAGCAGATGAAATGAGCACAGAAGCCTTGCAATTTGAATTTGACTCCATCAAAGTTGCTACAAATAACTTTTCGGAAGCAAATACACTCGGGCGAGGCGGATTTGGTTCTGTTTACAAG GGTAAGCTTTGGAACGAAGAGGAGATAGCAGTGAAAAGGCTTTCTAGAGATTCTGCACAAGGAGACATAGAATTCAAAAACGAGGTGATCCTTGTGGCCAAGCTTCAACACCGGAACTTGGTTAGGCTCCTTGGTTACTGTCTGGAGAAAAATGAAAGACTTCTTGTCTATGAGTTTGTCCCAAACGCAAGTCTTGATCATTTCATATTTG ATCCAGTCAAGCGTGCAGATTTGGATTGGGAAACTCGTTGCAAAATCATAGTAGGCATTGGACGAGGGCTTCTTTACCTTCATGAAGATTCACGTCTTAGAATTATCCATCGTGATCTCAAAGCAAGTAACATTTTATTAGACGCAGAAATGAACCCCAAAATTGCAGATTTTGGCATGGCAAGACTGTTTAATATCGATCAAACACAAGCTGAAACCAGTCGAATTGTGGGAACCTA CGGATACATGGCACCGGAGTATGTTATGCGTGGACACTTTTCTGTGAAGTCTGATGTCTATAGCTTTGGTGTACTGGTCTTGGAGATAGTAAGCGGTCAGAAAAACACTTCCTTTCATCATGATGGAAACTTGGAGGATCTTCTAGGCTAT GCATGGAATAGTTGGAAGGAAGGGACATCTTCAAACTTGATAGATCCCACGTTGAGAGCTGGTTTAAGGCCGGAAATAATGAGATGCATTCACATCGGTCTGTTGTGTGTGCAACAAAGTATAGCTGATAGGCCAACTATGGCTGCAGTTATTCAAATGCTTACCAGCACCTCTGTTGATTTACCAGTACCCTCACAACCAGCATTTTTTATGTACAATCACGGGACGGGATCCTCATCCGACATGTCGATGGGATGTGATAGTAACTCAGGATTTACAGGGTCTAGTCAATCCCAAGGCAACTCTGTCCAAATACCTATACATGAGGATTCAACTACTCCTTAG
- the LOC101297404 gene encoding uncharacterized protein LOC101297404 produces the protein MAMTSFSCSLNQLPPPAQSLGPSSPSKTNQVQLAWNKSEGGSWSSRCVVGMACVMVGLEMGGLVSGQSHEAIAKGMPPLVMESSEKVAKWSDKRMCPKWRANELETIVPENLPRPSAHRRWEIVGFNTRDAPAVKTVARRSSGGCFSM, from the exons ATGGCCATGACAAGCTTCAGCTGCAGCCTTAACCAGCTGCCGCCTCCAGCTCAAAGCTTAGGCCCTTCTTCCCCTTCAAAGACGAATCAAGTACAACTTGCATG GAACAAAAGCGAGGGAGGATCATGGAGTAGCAGATGTGTTGTGGGCATGGCTTGTGTTATGGTTGGGTTGGAGATGGGTGGTTTGGTGAGTGGCCAAAGCCATGAAGCTATTGCTAAAGGTATGCCGCCGTTGGTGATGGAGTCAAGTGAGAAAGTTGCAAAGTGGAGTGACAAGAGAATGTGCCCAAAGTGGAGAGCCAATGAGCTGGAGACCATTGTGCCGGAGAATCTTCCGAGGCCGTCGGCTCACCGGAGATGGGAAATCGTCGGGTTTAATACTAGGGATGCTCCGGCGGTTAAGACGGTAGCTAGGAGGAGTAGCGGTGGTTGCTTTTCTATGTAA
- the LOC101292278 gene encoding pleiotropic drug resistance protein 1-like, protein MEVFSRSFRGEDDEEALKWAAIERLPTGLRIGRGLFIDGEGQAREVDVENLGLLERKTLLERLVNNAEKDNEKFLLKLKNRIDRVGLDMPTIEVRFEHLTVEAQVYLGSRALPTLLNFAINMIQGWLHYLHIFPSRKASLTILQNVSGIIKPQRMTLLLGPPSSGKTTLLLALAGRLGKDLKSSGDVTYNGHSMAEFVPQRTSAYICQKDLHIGEMTVKETLAFSARCQGVGSNCEMLAELSRREKDENIKPDPDIDIYQKAAALEGQESSVVADYILKILGLEVCANTMVGDEMVRGISGGERKRVTIGEMLVGPVRALFMDEISTGLDSSTTFQIVNSLRQSIHILRGTGVVSLLQPAPETYNLFDDIILLSDGQIVYQGPRECVLGFFEFMGFKCPERKGVADFLQEVTSRKDQEQYWARLHEPYRYVTVNEFAEAFQAFHIGQKLGDELASPFDRSKSHRAALTAKKYGVSKTELFRACVSREFLLMKRNSFAYIFKLALLIILASITTTIFMRVEMHKGSVLDGGIYLGALFFAVIVAMFNGISELNMAIMKLPIFYKQRDLLFYPAWAYSIPGWILKIPITLVESFIWVIITYYVIGFDPHIERFLKQYMILVCINQMASGLFRAMAAIGRDVIVATTFGTFALLIILVLGGFVLSREAIPKWWLWGYWISPLMYGQNAIAVNEFLGKSWSHEPPGSTESLGVMVLKSHGIFPEAHWYWIGVAALIGYTFLFNIIITFALQYLDPFGKPQVVLSKESIAERNGNGTGEFIELLSRGNKSSASLHDNAESIVEGATSLSSSTSGGRSDNANGRRKRGMVLPFQPLSLAFDEIRYAIDMPQEMKAQGVKEDRLELLKGVSGAFRPGVLTALMGVSGAGKTTLMDVLAGRKTGGHIDGSIMISGYSKRQETFARISGYCEQTDIHSPHVTVYESLLFSAWLRLLPEVDPATRKMFIEEVMELVELTSLRGALVGLPGVTGLSTEQRKRLTIAVELVANPSIIFMDEPTSGLDARAAAIVMRTVRNTVDTGRTVVCTIHQPSIDIFESFDELLLLKLGGEPIYAGPLGLHSSHLIEYFEGINGVPKIKDGYNPATWMLEITSAAQEEALGVNFTDVYKKSELYKRMKDLIKGLSIPPPGSKDLYFPTRYSQSFHTQCMACLWKQHWSYWRNPSYSAVRLLFTTFIAFLFGMIFWDLGSKRSKQQDIFNAMGSMYSAVIFLGVQNSASVQPIVDVERTVFYRERAAGMYSALPYAFGQMMIEVPYIFIQTIIYGVIVYTMMGFDWTVSKFLWYLFFMYFTLLYFTFYGMMTMALTPNHNIAAITSSSFYAIWNLFSGFVIPPSRIPIWWKWYYWICPVAWTLYGMAASQFGDIEHKLDTGEAVEDFLTSYFGYRHDFLAVVSVVVVGFSVLFGFIFAYSIRAFNFQKR, encoded by the exons ATGGAAGTGTTTTCAAGGTCTTTTCGAGGTGAAGACGATGAAGAAGCTCTCAAATGGGCTGCAATTGAGAGGCTGCCTACAGGTTTGCGTATCGGTAGAGGCTTGTTCATTGATGGGGAGGGCCAAGCTAGAGAGGTTGATGTCGAAAACCTTGGTTTACTTGAGAGGAAGACTTTGTTGGAGAGGCTGGTTAACAATGCTGAGAAAGATAATGAGAAGTTCTTGTTAAAGCTCAAGAACCGAATTGACAG AGTTGGACTTGATATGCCAACAATTGAAGTTCGGTTTGAGCATCTAACTGTGGAGGCACAAGTTTATTTGGGAAGCAGAGCACTGCCTACTTTACTCAACTTTGCCATCAATATGATACAG GGATGGTTACATTATCTTCACATTTTTCCAAGTAGAAAGGCATCCTTAACAATCCTTCAAAATGTTAGTGGCATTATCAAGCCCCAAAG AATGACCTTGCTTTTAGGCCCCCCAAGTTCCGGAAAAACCACATTACTACTGGCTCTTGCTGGAAGACTCGGTAAAGATTTAAAA TCTTCAGGAGACGTTACGTATAATGGGCACAGTATGGCAGAATTTGTACCTCAGAGAACATCAGCTTATATATGTCAGAAAGATCTTCACATAGGAGAAATGACAGTTAAGGAGACACTGGCTTTCTCAGCTAGATGTCAAGGAGTTGGGTCAAATTGCG AAATGTTGGCAGAACTGTCTAGAAGAGAGAAGGATGAAAATATTAAGCCTGATCCAGACATTGATATCTACCAGAAG GCAGCAGCACTAGAAGGGCAGGAGAGTAGTGTAGTTGCTGATTATATTCTCAAG ATTTTGGGACTTGAGGTTTGTGCCAATACTATGGTGGGGGATGAAATGGTAAGAGGCATCTCGGGTGGAGAAAGAAAGCGAGTCACAATAG GGGAGATGCTTGTTGGACCAGTAAGAGCTCTCTTCATGGATGAGATATCAACTGGTTTGGACAGTTCAACAACTTTCCAGATAGTAAACTCACTCAGGCAATCTATCCATATTCTTAGGGGAACTGGAGTTGTTTCCCTCCTACAGCCAGCCCCCGAAACTTATAACCTATTCGATGATATAATTCTACTATCAGATGGCCAAATAGTGTATCAGGGTCCACGCGAATGTGTGCTCGGCTTTTTTGAATTCATGGGGTTCAAATGTCCTGAGAGGAAAGGGGTTGCTGATTTCTTGCAAGAG GTGACATCCAGGAAAGACCAAGAGCAGTATTGGGCACGTTTACATGAGCCTTACAGATATGTTACTGTCAATGAGTTTGCTGAAGCATTCCAGGCATTTCATATTGGCCAGAAACTTGGTGATGAGCTTGCTAGTCCCTTCGACAGGTCCAAAAGCCACCGTGCTGCTTTAACAGCTAAGAAATACGGTGTTAGCAAGACGGAGTTGTTCAGAGCTTGTGTTTCTAGAGAGTTTTTGCTCATGAAGAGGAACTCATTTGCCTACATTTTCAAATTGGCCCTA CTTATCATCTTAGCTTCTATAACAACAACAATATTTATGAGAGTTGAGATGCATAAAGGCTCTGTGTTGGATGGGGGAATCTATCTTGGTGCTTTGTTCTTTGCGGTCATTGTAGCTATGTTTAATGGAATATCAGAGCTGAACATGGCCATTATGAAACTTCCCATCTTTTACAAGCAAAGAGACCTACTCTTCTATCCTGCATGGGCATACTCAATACCTGGATGGATACTCAAGATCCCAATCACTTTAGTAGAGAGTTTCATTTGGGTGATCATTACTTATTATGTTATAGGATTTGATCCACATATTGAAAG GTTCCTCAAGCAGTACATGATACTGGTGTGCATAAACCAGATGGCGTCCGGGTTGTTCAGAGCCATGGCTGCAATAGGAAGGGATGTAATAGTTGCTACCACATTTGGAACCTTTGCATTACTTATAATCTTGGTTTTGGGTGGATTTGTCTTATCTCGAG AGGCTATACCAAAATGGTGGTTGTGGGGGTACTGGATCTCACCGTTGATGTATGGACAAAATGCCATAGCCGTGAATGAATTTCTCGGAAAGAGTTGGAGCCAT GAGCCACCTGGTTCTACAGAATCCTTGGGAGTAATGGTCCTGAAGTCTCATGGCATTTTCCCAGAAGCACATTGGTATTGGATTGGAGTAGCAGCTTTAATTGGATACACTTTTCTGTTCAACATCATCATTACTTTCGCTCTACAATATCTTGATC CATTTGGGAAACCTCAGGTAGTACTGTCCAAGGAAAGCATCGCGGAGAGAAATGGTAACGGAACTGGAGAGTTCATTGAGCTGTTATCAAGAGGAAATAAGTCTTCTG CTTCTCTACATGACAATGCAGAAAGTATTGTTGAAGGTGCAACAAGCTTGTCATCATCTACAAGTGGAGGAAGAAGTGATAATGCTAATGGGAGAAGAAAGCGAGGAATGGTTCTTCCTTTTCAACCCCTTTCCCTTGCTTTCGATGAGATCAGATATGCCATAGACATGCCACAG GAAATGAAGGCTCAGGGCGTCAAGGAGGATAGGCTGGAACTGTTAAAAGGTGTAAGTGGTGCTTTTAGACCAGGAGTCTTAACTGCCCTCATGGGTGTTAGTGGTGCAGGCAAGACCACTCTAATGGATGTCTTGGCCGGAAGGAAAACTGGTGGACACATTGATGGAAGCATCATGATATCTGGGTACAGTAAAAGGCAAGAGACATTTGCTCGCATATCAGGTTATTGTGAGCAAACTGATATCCACTCTCCTCATGTTACAGTCTATGAATCCCTCCTGTTTTCTGCTTGGCTTCGACTACTCCCAGAGGTTGATCCTGCTACTAGAAAG ATGTTTATTGAGGAAGTCATGGAGCTTGTGGAGCTGACTTCATTAAGGGGAGCACTTGTGGGACTACCAGGTGTAACTGGTCTTTCAACCGAGCAGCGCAAAAGACTGACAATTGCCGTTGAGCTTGTTGCAAATCCATCTATAATTTTCATGGATGAGCCAACATCTGGCCTTGATGCCAGGGCAGCAGCAATAGTGATGAGAACAGTTAGGAACACAGTGGACACAGGAAGAACTGTGGTTTGCACAATCCACCAGCCTAGCATAGATATATTTGAATCTTTTGATGAG CTTCTTCTTCTCAAATTAGGAGGTGAGCCAATATATGCTGGTCCATTAGGCCTCCATTCCTCCCATCTGATAGAGTACTTTGAG GGAATTAATGGTGTTCCTAAAATTAAAGATGGGTATAATCCTGCAACCTGGATGTTGGAGATTACTTCAGCAGCACAAGAAGAGGCTCTTGGGGTCAACTTTACAGATGTGTACAAGAAATCAGAACTATACAA GAGAATGAAAGACCTGATCAAAGGACTGTCTATACCTCCTCCAGGTTCTAAAGACCTGTACTTCCCTACTCGCTATTCACAATCTTTTCACACGCAATGCATGGCCTGCCTATGGAAACAACACTGGTCCTACTGGCGAAACCCATCATATAGTGCAGTTAGACTCTTATTCACAACATTCATCGCATTTTTGTTTGGTATGATATTTTGGGATCTTGGATCAAAAAG AAGCAAGCAGCAAGATATCTTCAATGCAATGGGATCTATGTATTCTGCTGTAATCTTTCTCGGGGTCCAGAATTCTGCCTCAGTGCAGCCAATTGTGGATGTTGAGAGGACAGTATTTTACAGAGAAAGAGCAGCTGGTATGTACTCGGCTTTGCCTTACGCTTTTGGACAG ATGATGATTGAAGTTCCCTACATTTTCATCCAAACAATTATCTATGGGGTTATAGTATACACAATGATGGGATTCGATTGGACAGTTTCCAAGTTCCTTTGGTACCTTTTCTTCATGTACTTCACCTTATTGTACTTCACATTCTATGGCATGATGACCATGGCACTCACTCCCAACCACAACATTGCTGCTATAACTTCATCTTCCTTCTATGCAATATGGAACCTTTTCTCAGGATTTGTCATTCCTCCATCG AGAATACCTATATGGTGGAAATGGTACTATTGGATTTGCCCTGTTGCTTGGACCTTGTATGGAATGGCCGCTTCGCAGTTTGGAGACATAGAGCACAAACTTGATACTGGCGAAGCTGTTGAAGATTTTCTGACAAGTTACTTTGGATACAGGCACGATTTTCTGGCCGTCGTTTCAGTGGTGGTTGTGGGGTTTTCAGTATTGTTCGGCTTTATCTTTGCTTATTCCATTAGAGCATTTAACTTCCAAAAAAGATAA